TATTGATATTGATGTTTTTAGTGTGTCTGCCATTCTTATGCAACCAGTTAATTTGTTTTAGGGAACAACGTTTGTCTATGATTCCTTCTTTCAACCCTATGTTTCAAAGCATGAGACAGAAATTGATCGTAACTTACTGGAATTGAGATCCAGAGCTGGAGATACAGCTTCTATGTATTGCCAGAGGGCTGTAAGCTTTGGTCAGACACGAATTTTTGAGATTTTGCAGTATGTTGCCACACAATCTACACCAAGACCTCAGCCGACACAGGTATACATTATTCTATATGATCCTCAATGCTGCATCCCATGCAGAAGTTCAAAATAcatatatacggagtattttatAGGTGTGAGTGTGCCGACTCGTCGTTGGGATCAAAGTTATTTTTATAATGTGTTGGAAAAATGAACTAGATGGTGTTTTGGACTTTGAATATTTCTAGGTTAGTTTTAATCTTATATCTTTGGAGAATTCTGATCAAAGTACATAATGAACTACCACTTCTATGAACCTTTGACACTATTTTAATCTTCAACTTTCAACAGATAGGCCTCATATCTTGTGGACATCTCCCGTGCTTGTTTATTTTTGATCGGATCAAATGATCGCATGCATAATTTTAGTGTTAATTTGCCTCTGTAGGATATTTTGAGTTTACGAGTAGTAAGTAGCAACCCTCGTCACTTCTACTTTTTCTATTGGATGGTGTTTTATTTATAAGAGGTGCATCCTAAGTTCATTCTGGAGGTTTGCTCAAGTAAATGTGTTTCAGCTAGAGTAACTGCGAAGCAAATGTTTACATTTTACGGGACAGAAACTTTGTTACAAAACTGATTTTGCCCAGTTTTCTTCTATTTTTGCTtgcttttttttattcttttatttttttaaacatATTTCCAATTTTAATGGAGCCAGAGGTTCTCTATTCTGCGGCTGTGTAATATGGAATAAACCAAAGTAGCTCACAAACTGTCTTCGCTTTTGGTATTGTGAATTACCAGCACATAATGCAATTTCgcaattttatttctcattttggGTCATTAAAAAATAACCTCCTTGTGCATTTCATAGTGTAATGTTGACTACTTTAATGCCGAATTACAAGCTTTTGTTATACAGGCCGAACAACACGCTCCTGCAGCTCGACATGTTCCCGCTACAGTAGTTGCTTCTCCGGATGCACCTCCTCCTCTCCAACCACCCACGAGAGCGCTACAGCCTCCGCCACAAGTGGAAGAGCCACTCTCTCCTACTTCAAGCACATCCTCTAGTCCACAGGAAGACGAGCAGAGCTCTACCGAAGGCTCATCTACCATGGGCCTTGCACCTCCTTTACCTGCTCCTAGCCCATTGAAGAAGTCAATATCAATGCCGGATGCTCCTCCAAGCCCCAGACGACCAGCAAGTAACAAGGCAGAAACTATGCAGATCGCAACCATTCTTGCCAAGACCGACAAGCCTCTTATTGCCTCACAAGAGACTGTTATGGAGGAAACTATTCGCATTACACGTGGCAGATTGAGGAAGACTCGATCAACTGATGCTAAATAATCTGCATTTCGTCATTTTAATGTGAGAAATGAGAATACCTTGGGCAAAAGTATGTAAAAAGGGCGGGAATCTAAGGTGGACTGGTAAATGTTGAATACGAGTATTAGATGTCATTTTATACTTGTAGCCTATCTTAAGATCAATTCCTTCCTTGATTTCGGCTAGTCATATATCCCCGGCTAGTTACTC
This sequence is a window from Silene latifolia isolate original U9 population chromosome 8, ASM4854445v1, whole genome shotgun sequence. Protein-coding genes within it:
- the LOC141597030 gene encoding putative HVA22-like protein g translates to MIGSFLTRGLVMILGYAYPAYECYKTLERNKPEIEQLRFWCQYWILIAVMTVFERIGDTFVSWVPMYSEAKLAFIIYLWYPKTKGTTFVYDSFFQPYVSKHETEIDRNLLELRSRAGDTASMYCQRAVSFGQTRIFEILQYVATQSTPRPQPTQAEQHAPAARHVPATVVASPDAPPPLQPPTRALQPPPQVEEPLSPTSSTSSSPQEDEQSSTEGSSTMGLAPPLPAPSPLKKSISMPDAPPSPRRPASNKAETMQIATILAKTDKPLIASQETVMEETIRITRGRLRKTRSTDAK